cgcgtttcattTGCGGAGCACTCCACGTGCTGTTGCCCACAGACCACCCATATACAGTCTTTCTGCCTGAAAAACGCGATTCCGCAATGAAAACGATTGAATTGAGTGGCCTAACCATCTTCAGTCATGTTTAAGTAACTGTTCGTGCTCCCAAAAACGCAGCATGTTTGATCAGATTTGGTTTCACGTAGTATTTCGGAAacgcaaaacagaaaaaaaaaggcgcagcaTACtaaatcgagagagagagagagagaagaacatttattgagctcaaatgacggcgtcttctcagacgacgaacggggtggttccctggtttcgggacccatatatGGCCTGCAGCTTCTGGCCCGTAGCCGCCAGCGcgagctggatcgacagggcggggctggaccgtaaggtctcccatcgctcatgaAGTGGGGTAGTGGGGGAaggaggggggatggggggtataggggatttgagtgacgcactccatcaggatgtgtgcgagggtACCTGAGTTGTTTTGgcaaaatggacaaatgtcctcttcggtttctgggtaaaatttattcatcagggcagggtgggtaagtgaacccgcctgaatgcgcgtgatgattgtttgttgttccctgctcagggtgcggtgtggctcggggaaggtgcgccgatcctccctatactcggaagtaatctctctgtacgtgagcaccgcgttggtggtgtcggcgtcctgccctgcccagagggtcatcgctcgggcatggtaatcggctatgacgttgccggctaccgctgtgtgggcaggcacccatacgagctctacggctcgCTACGGTGCCCTTTTCTTCGTTAATATCGCGGCTGCCTCTGAAGCATGTATATGTTGTTACAAGGGAGTACCCTCTTGGTGCTATCATCTGAAACTTGTTGATATTTGGCTGATATTTGAAATAAAGTTTCCTAAATATTGTGCCCATTCATCCTTGCTTGTGCATTGCTGTGAAGTTCCGCAGAATGGCGAAGGGGCATTCACAGCATTCCTTGGCGTGTATAAATATATatccatattttctttctttttctgtgtgcTGTTAGAATGGCTATTTACATCTTGGATTTTACTCGCTTTAATTTATTCGTCAACATTGTTAATTACTAAATACTTTCACCTAGCACATTTGAAAAAATCTGCCTGAGTGTTGGAAAATCCCTGTCAATGAGTACATGCCAAATACTTTAAGGTGATCATCATCACAGAAAGTTTCCgtctaaaaaaaaacaatagcaaCGGGGCCACGTCCTCGCCATAAACCATAAAGGtcgtatttgtgcaggcacaattaccGCCTGTAAATGTTCGGATTAGGGAAATCATTTTGCTTGGTAGGTCCACGCTGTCGCTCAAAATTGAATTAGCAGACATTTTTCACTATAATGCCAAATTGCTGGCCCCAACATATTtaaatgcccttttgcaagactatttggcccatttcccattAAATGAAATAGCacctgatgcttcctcgtgtgaagagaaggcaggcgcgGGAAtctactcaccatccctcgagtgtgtctttttcacttcgcctgccagattttTCAAGCCGAGCATCAGGCAATAGTTCTTGCTTTGCGAAAGCTACACCTTCATGCtacaaaagttgttatcgtcacatattcttcttctttatgcagcgcgcttaacgcgtcaacaaattcgacagctttgaacacgttttatgCATTAGCTCCGCCCCACTTAAGGTTAGTTGATTTATTAGGGTTTCTAGGCCACCGATGCATTCAATTTAAAGCAATAGAGGGTTCTTTAGCACAAGCTTCTTTGAAAGGTCCGCTGATATCTGTATTACCGGCAACTGCggatatcactgcagccagatataggcagttttgtttgaccaaataaaaaaaagcctCTCATTATCAAAATAtgcagactttatacatctacaTTTTTATCGGAACCGACAATGGGGTGCTAACCGGAAATTCAAAGTATAATTTACAAGGTGGCGTTGCCGTTTTCCAGAAATTAATGTTCACTTGCAGATATGTGGTCTGGCGgtatccccattatgctacctctacAACGAGCCGGAATTCGTCGAtaactttttattatcgtgtcggcggaTTTCTAATAATCGAAAACGATGTTTGCAAACTTCACTTCGAAATCTAGGACCGCCTTAATTGATGCAGTTCTGTTATTCTCTCTGTTGAAGCAACGGTATCGGTATATAACCACAGGAACGTTTGCCGAGCCATATATACTTTACTCTGTGACACAagaagattgccttattaatactTCCCCATTTCCACGATTGATTTATTGCTCCTTCAGTAAACTATAAATTTAGAAAATTGAAAAAAGTAATACCACACATTCGCAGTTTTAATATTATTAATATTGtgacggctcactggagacaagagcggtatttaattgagacaattaggacaaagcgctcagttcaaacttctccttctctagcacctcgcttgcaagctcgaggtcgtcgtctttgtcgtcagcgtggttgggcacagatggCGTCGCGgcaatattattattcaaaattcaACTGACACATTTTTACGTCTATCCTCTactgtatttattttattatttagttCATATTACTATCCCTATCTAAGCAAGGCTGACTACCTTAGTATAGATTACTTTATTTCTTTGATTATCGGCTTATCACTCatattcaattattcatttatttttatttttattacatATTTTTAACAAATAATAATTTAAATTGTCAATTATTAACCAACCAGTTCGTGGCCTATCTCCCACAGAGGGTTTGTGCCATTAATTGattctttatcatcatcatcgtcttcgcTCGCGCGACAGCCCCATGTGGCAAACCACGCTCGCGCTTTCTGACACGTAGCTATTCGTGGCACATCGCAGCATCGTTGAAAGGTACGGCATTGGTGTAGTTCTAGCTATGTGCGTCGACGCACGCAGCGTCATGCGAGTCTACTGTCTCTTCCCTGACGATGCATCAACCTTCTCAGAAGCATCGCCATCCCACAAGACGACATTGGCGATTCGATTCAACTCATATCCAGAAGGGGGCAAAGATGGCATGCTGTACGTTTCCTGCTACGTTGCCTTCAACAACGTCCTGACGGAGAACCGGGATCTGGTGATCAAGCCGTGGAAGGAGGTCGAGGAAATTGCCTGGGACAGCTGCTTAGGAGATCGGAGGATACCGTTCCTGAAGACCCAGTACGACCTGCTCGTTGAGATTGGAATCGGGGACATCCTGTCTCTAGGCTACACCATGCACTCGGCATGCACCGCAAAAGGATTCCGGCACCAGGCTTTGGTGGTATCCGAGAGCCCTAGACTACTAGTACTATACAGGTATAGATAAATTTGTTTTGTTTCGCATCTCAAGGACATTGCGAACACAATAAGTGGAAAGTTTGAAATAGTATTTGATAATACTATGATAAAAATCGCGTTTCTGGCATGTTTTGTCTCGTAAATAAtgctttttatttctctttttttttgttagaaaCCTCCAGCCTCTAcaatttccagcctctactggtgtatgcgaacaacattgtgatgtacggttttactggctacttttaaaggctgctgggatatttagcgttttctgagatccggTGGTCCGTacacttttttggtcgatagtgcaTGTTTGCCCTTTTTAGCCTGTCATTAAACGGAATTGCATACACAGTTGAGTTGTGGGCACAGGATCCTTGCCGAAGAAACGTAGCGCAGAGCATAAGCTTCtagaacaattgtttttttttatccaatCCGTTGGAGAAGGCCTGATGAGAATTCATTGCAAGTACGCAAtcagaaggtaaaaaaaaaatttttccccTCATGTAAATGAATACAGTTAGCGTCGTGTTTTTTTATTAGGAAAGGACCATTTTTTGAGAATACATCACTTAACGAACAATTACAACAGATGAAGTCTTCAGTAAATTGTTGCTTAACGAAACAAGGTTTAATACGTGGTGCTAATTGTTTTCCCGTGTTATCAACGCAGGTGGGAGGAGCCCATAACCCGTGGGGTGGATACGGGTACGAGCGGGGTTTGCCAGGTCATGCATACCAGCGCAGCGGCTTCTCCCGAGCACAGTACGTCTCGGCGTCTTGTGCTACAGGCCCTACATCCACGCGGGCGGCACACTGCCGTGTGCGGTGACGATGCTGAACTCCATCAAGGCCGAGAGGAACAGCCAGAGGGACAGCGATCCAAATCCAAGGAGCAGCCTTTGCAGGCTACACGAGAGGTAAGCCAGACTCCAATCAAGCAAAAAAGCCAGTAGCGGCGACTTTTAAAAACATTCAAATTTCTCCGCTTTTTATCGAACGAAAAACTGTGTATTAGGGCCAGCTATCTCTGGGCGCTCCGAGCTCGTCAGGATGAGCAGCCTATGTCGGTGAGCACTGCTACTTCAGCGGAGGGACTATATTGCAGCTTAGCGAAATTCAATGACACGTATACTTGTAGAGGCCAGCTTTTAAAACCATACGTGTTCTGGGAAAAGAAAGTATACCGGGTGCAGAAAACTTATGTCTTGGCCTCTGCCGTCTTTGCTGATAGGCTACGGACCTATGAACGAATATTAACAGAGAAAAAATATTCAAAAAATCATTTcactaataaataaaatatggTAAGAAATATTGAATTACTAATCTAAGGGCAGATGTGTTCGCTACATTTAAGCTGATTAGTAGCGAAGGCTTGTGTGCTTAAAACAAATAAAAAGCCTAACACCGGTTTGGAGATATGGGACTTTAAAATTGGCTACGAAATTCTTTGGCGTTTTTAACATTTTCCAAAAGTGTGACTTTAACAGTGTGTGGCGATCTTGCTCCAATTTCTTAAGTTGAACGAGGCCCTCAGTAATCTAACAGCCTTCTAACAGTTTGATAATATCCTTCTAACGATGATAACATTCCCTTTACGTTTACGTCAGGGCGACGATAAGAAAATCATCGATGTGCCATTTATCTGTTTTAGAGGAGATTGTCGCGCTGGCTGATCGACGCTAACACGCGACCTTCAACAAAATTTCCTCTCAGTGTGGCGACCTTTCAACCTTTCAAGTGCCACAGACACCCACAAAACAGCTGTGCCAAGCAGCGGCTCACAGTGCAGGCTATAAATGCCTACAAGTATTTTTCGCGTTCGTCTTATATTCTAATGCCAAAGGGCaactgttaagaaaaaaaaagtaattgactAAATGCTTATgctgtacgtgccaaaattaAGATATGTTTATGAAAAGTGTCGGAGAGAGGGACCCGCCGCCGTGGCTAAGTTAGCTAAGGCGTcgctctgctgagcacgaggtcgcgggatcgaatcctggcagcggcggccgcattttgatggaggcgatatgcaaaaacgcccgtgtgcttgcgttgtagtgcacgttaaagaaccccaggtggtcaaactttaTGCGCAGACctccactgcagcgtgcctcatattaagaactggttttggcacataaaaccccgcGAAGAAGACCGCGAGCTACTGCATATCcttaccacctgaggttctttcaCGTACGCCCAATGCGCTAGGCATGATCATTTTCGGATTCCACCCCctcggaatgcggctgccacggccgggTTCAAACCCGCGACCTGGTGCGTGGTGGCGCAATACCATACACTGAGATACCGTGGCAGGTTAACTGTTCAGAAGCTACGTTACGTATTTTGCTGGCGGTAAGCGTTTAATGACTTCTTCACTTTCATCGTCTGTAAAAATGACGCGGCTCTAGCTTAACTTCCTAGTAAtctgcataaaaaaagaaaaacttgccATTTCACACGCATCACTTTGTATATTGTAGATCACGTAACTTTCACCGTCTTGCGAAAGGTACAAGGCAACCGCATTTATGTCCGCAAAGCACCGCGAGCGAATTGTTTCATGTAATAAACGCTTTACAGGTCGCCGAAGCCATTACTGATCAAGATATGATATCGCTTCCGGTGGATTGAAGTGGTTATTCGATTTACCGGTGGAGTGtcttaaagggaagctgaagaggttttagaattggAAGATTTACGGGTGTTTGGAACGCTAACACAGTATGTCGTCATAGTTCTGCGCTCACGCAAAAACACCTGGCTTGGAACGACGcatgtaaagtacaaaataacCTAGGTAACGTCACCAAAGCTGTTAAAAAAATGTGcgatcatattgacacgtataaatgtttatctttcaccggtggccgctttccagcggctaacaaatgttaaacgtgatcgctcggcgcaggacgcgcctgtatcggaagtttctagaacgttatcgatgcttctttccgttgcgtcttttcaccgacgcttatgttatctgattgtatgaccaacgcgaattgtctagaactttctggaagacacgcgggcatcggggattaatctggaacctttgattactcaggtataaaagccgacgcgtttcgccgctgatcagattttcgacgaccgccgactgtgttcgccgctttcgttgtgctttgagtgtagcttgcttttgtgggcacaggttcgcccaataaagaatcagtttcgtcatacacagttttacgactgtttacttcggcgtcactactacgtgacaatatgaagcATGTATTATACGTTGGGTTATCAATCCAATTCCGCCACAAGGATAAGTTTTTTGTACTCGTTACCTTCCTCCAAAATTTAATTAGGTTGTTGCCAGCGGGCTATTTCTTGCGTAAATATTTCTTCCGCGCTTTATTGGATGCGCGAAATACGAAAAGTGCCTTGTGATCGCATGACTTGCCATTAGCGTCCTTAAATGTGATTTCAAGGTAATTGCCACCTGAAAGCAGAAAGCTCTTGGCATTGGCTTACAGGAACCATGGTAGCCTAAAGAAAAACTATAGGCTTGCCGAGTCAGCCTGAGGGCACGGCGTTATTTTCTTCATACTGGTTTTGGTAGCACTGGTGTCGCAGTGCGGCGGGCATCTAATGAGCTGCGCTTTTCCCATTTCGCTCGCTACGACTATAAGtaaaagagaggaa
The DNA window shown above is from Dermacentor silvarum isolate Dsil-2018 chromosome 1, BIME_Dsil_1.4, whole genome shotgun sequence and carries:
- the LOC125942834 gene encoding uncharacterized protein LOC125942834; protein product: MCVDARSVMRVYCLFPDDASTFSEASPSHKTTLAIRFNSYPEGGKDGMLYVSCYVAFNNVLTENRDLVIKPWKEVEEIAWDSCLGDRRIPFLKTQYDLLVEIGIGDILSLGYTMHSACTAKGFRHQALVVSESPRLLVLYRWEEPITRGVDTGTSGVCQVMHTSAAASPEHSTSRRLVLQALHPRGRHTAVCGDDAELHQGREEQPEGQRSKSKEQPLQATREVSQTPIKQKSQ